The proteins below are encoded in one region of Eriocheir sinensis breed Jianghai 21 unplaced genomic scaffold, ASM2467909v1 Scaffold1366, whole genome shotgun sequence:
- the LOC126989892 gene encoding uncharacterized protein LOC126989892 — translation MEERGATETWEQTAAAVTSLLEEKMQLPGLVLERAHRVGVRHDGRPRPIVARFSRYCDREAVMRNSKKLRGTNIFVNDDLCAASQAVKNAQMPLLKQARAQGKVAFFRHTKLIIKDKTSDVGVDRMRQSTGTAGVRGVAGAGVRAEPGPAAAAAAGGVVVEVAGAWAGAGNGPFPTLPAPLRDGPAPCSSPSTPATTPAASTQNKPVKKSLRSAVRK, via the coding sequence ATGGAGGAGCGTGGAGCCACTGAGACATGGGAGCAGACGGCGGCTGCCGTGACGTCACTCCTGGAGGAGAAGATGCAGCTGCCGGGACTCGTGTTGGAGCGAGCCCATCGTGTTGGTGTGCGCCACGACGGCAGGCCTCGTCCCATCGTAGCAAGATTCTCCCGTTACTGCGATCGAGAAGCTGTGATGAGGAACTCCAAGAAGCTGAGGGGCACGAACATATTCGTGAACGATGATCTCTGTGCAGCGTCACAAGCCgtgaagaatgctcagatgcctctACTAAAACAGGCAAGAGCACAAGGGAAAGTGGCATTCTTCCGTCACACCAAGTTAATCATCAAAGACAAGACCAGCGACGTTGGAGTTGATCGGATGCGGCAGTCGACGGGGACCGCGGGAGTGCGGGGTGTGGCTGGCGCCGGGGTACGGGCGGAGCcggggcctgctgctgctgctgctgctggtggggtcgtcgtggaggtggcgggggcatgggctggcgccgggaatggtcccttccccaccctgcccgcgcctcttcgtgatggtccggccccctgctcgtctccttccactcctgctaCTACACCTGCTGCCTCGACACAGAATAAGCCGGTGAAGAAAAGTC